The following coding sequences are from one Plasmodium gaboni strain SY75 chromosome 10, whole genome shotgun sequence window:
- a CDS encoding hypothetical protein (conserved Plasmodium protein, unknown function), producing MMIIGGEFSSKGHISPCDKKYPEMFLKHDEQDEAVNKEFYNKMGDIIEYIDTSRNKISLIQSENLTKRKELRNEHAFLKKIGEVCKKSCDYYFDTNIKFHDACENFSILFKIFYDSLIYIVKKNEEVDNVQMILEQIEDNISIKKVEKEKMNILLKDKLNEIEKNISFMKNESVNLNNKIKEINYQINQHKESLDSFSTLTNLNSEKLVVLKNQYNNLTDEKESINRSIEKKNDTMEMSKYNFVEQKKKLEEEKNELIVKEKEYRHKIEELQICRQETYSNYIRLESQAQFVESQVSSQEYYEKIIDQGLSNSVNTKKEIEENLSAHKNEINKITEKIKKCKLEKKKGNDKYNELQKKISKLQKEVEIKEKDAHELKKEYNDINEHVKNEEYTLNEYILQDLKKKEILLQEEIVNYKEEIKTLILKEKEKKLNNYQYNIINHIDIKDDIDTTYIDYIQTNMLIQELEDILNEMKKKIKEEEEQVWKKNREIQNENIKINELQNKINEEYNKEKEIDSDVLVMEEKLIVLQNKEKENQQNIDNLKEEINSKELKNNKKKEDIQHLENKINANKQKIENQMLQIHKEYEQKNKILYEKINYYTDMNSKEKKKLKDDIDTYTQQIKIQYDLQKEKIEKEEKQKVDDEFKYLDQEIKKKDDLINYYKELLNKYENNTNMNFINYSQQDNIQATKEINTYEEIKDNRKSIQKKKINSSNTYNNFNKYKLYTMPDQYKIGYFDVTSPNDMRRKSIKYQNRSVKSPHITRLLEKIKNRKECHTLVGSKKTPLTQANSINEKDNNRKSTNNKPLNKTKKTQNDNSFDLFQHL from the exons atgatgataatagGAGGGGAATTCTCTTCAAAAGGTCACATATCCCCTTgtgataaaaaatatccAGAGatgtttttaaaacatGATGAACAGGATGAAGCAGTTAATAAagaattttataataagaTGGGAGATATCATTGAATATATCGATACATCGCGAAATAAAA TTTCACTTATACAATCAGAAAACCTAACGAAGAGAAAGGAACTAAGAAATGAACATGCTTTCTTAAAGAAAATAGGAGAGGTGTGTAAAAAAAGTTgtgattattattttgatacaaatataaaatttcATGATGCTTGTGAAAATTTTTctattctttttaaaatattttatgattcgttaatatatattgttaaaaaaaatgaagaagtTGACAATGTTCAGATGATTTTAGAACAAATAGAAGACAATATATCAATCAAAAAAgtagaaaaagaaaagatgaatatattattaaaagataaattaaatgaaatagaaaaaaatatatcttttatgaaaaatgaatctgtaaatttaaataataaaataaaagaaataaattatcaaaTTAATCAACATAAAGAATCTTTAGATTCTTTCAGTACCTTAACAAATTTAAACTCTGAAAAATTAGttgtattaaaaaatcaatataataatttaacTGATGAAAAAGAAAGCATAAATAGGAGCAttgagaaaaaaaatgacaCAATGGAAATGagtaaatataattttgtgGAGCAAAAAAAGAAACTG GAGGAAGAAAAGAACGAACTCATTgttaaagaaaaagaataCAGACATAAAATAGAAGAGTTACAAATATGTAGACAAGAAACATACTCAAATTACATAAGATTAGAATCACAAGCACAATTTGTAGAGAGCCAAGTAAGCTCACAAGAATATTACGAAAAAATAATCGACCAAGGACTAAGTAACAGTgtaaatacaaaaaaagaaatagaAGAAAATCTAAGTGCtcataaaaatgaaataaataaaataacagaaaaaataaaaaaatgtaaattagaaaagaaaaagggaaatgataaatataacgaattacagaaaaaaattagtaAGCTACAAAAAGAAGtagaaataaaagaaaaggatgcacatgaattaaaaaaggaatataatgatattaatgaacatgtaaaaaatgaagaatatactttaaatgaatatattttacaagatttaaaaaaaaaagaaatcTTGTTACAAGAAGAAATTGTTAATtataaagaagaaataaaaacattaatcttaaaagaaaaggaaaagaaattaaataactatcaatataatattataaatcATATAGACATTAAAGATGACATAGACACAACATATATTGATTATATACAAACAAATATGTTAATTCAAGAATTagaagatatattaaatgaaatgaaaaaaaaaattaaagagGAAGAAGAACAAGtatggaaaaaaaatagagaaatacaaaatgaaaatatcaaaataaatgaattacaaaataaaataaatgaagaatacaataaagaaaaagaaatcGATTCAGATGTTCTTGTTATGgaagaaaaattaattgTACTTCAAAacaaagaaaaagaaaatcaacaaaatattgataatttaaaagaagaaataaattcaaaggaattgaaaaataataaaaagaaagaagATATTCAACatttagaaaataaaataaatgcaaataaacaaaaaatagaaaatcAAATGTTACAAATACATAAAGaatatgaacaaaaaaataaaatcttatacgaaaaaattaattattatacaGATATGAATTCTAAagagaagaaaaaattaaaagatgatattgatacatatacacaacaaattaaaatacaatatgatttacaaaaagaaaaaatagaaaaagaagaaaaacaaaaagtTGATGATGAATTCAAATATTTAGATcaagaaataaaaaaaaaagatgatttaataaattattataaagaattattaaataaatatgaaaacaatacaaatatgaattttataaattattcaCAACAAGATAATATACAAGCAACAAAGGAAATTAATACTTATGAAGAAATCAAAGATAATAGAAAATcaatacaaaaaaaaaaaataaactcttcaaatacatataataattttaataaatataaattatatacaatgCCTGATCAATATAAAATTGGCTATTTTGATGTTACTTCACCAAATGATATGAGAAGAAAAAGTATCAAATATCAAAACAGATCAGTAAAATCACCTCATATTACTAGGTTGCTcgaaaaaattaaaaatagaaaaGAATGTCATACATTAGTAGGATCCAAAAAAACACCTCTAACACAAGCAAACAGTATCAATGAAAAAGACAACAACAGGAAGAGCACTAATAATAAGCCTCTTAACAAAACGAAAAAAACTCAAAATGATAATTCTTTCGATTTATTTCAACatttgtaa
- a CDS encoding putative cytoplasmic dynein intermediate chain, protein MESISEFDILKPIDESERLELENKINEQMVELEVKKKYLEELKKRQHAVKEKNNIHSFNNVVEEYPDPNEMLYNFLESLENTANYNNIHHSNKESHEQINDMSFYSEYDHNNNNKNQNVVYTEQPFNHPNSMDNIFMNKSFLLHKKKNSIPNFNFHIDMFNKENKKNVIHIQPKGINFFDKSIQVNLVENNEVSLLDNNICKKKNKINNINNMNNIKKTSLSYNTEEISEGHRKSHDKKKLLMYKIKHTNDSRIHNDDKKKEKKKNDVNKTCEENYNNQNGHNNYIYNKNVTTFNYNDNTLNTYNSTYLKSMNIEKKEEILKSSSFLYFLENSSKIVERFLGEQDLFHCAYTYDNNDMLENTEDVDKLKLINTYYCKKYINGRGITDVRTSNIYNELFLASYGLSECNNCIEPEGYVLLWNVTMKNRPEYVFTSESSVCTSLFNKFHPHLIIGGTYTGNVVLWDIRASQKPIQQTLLTSQGHMHSIYCAEIIGTQNSHNLITADTDGRLCNWSLSMFTYPSNTIDLKKGNREISCTTFAFPEGDINTLYGGTEDGSLFQAQIHGMKVGIINSNSIHKGPITSAQFHPSLEGMNDNNDIILTSSIDWTCQLLSIKNIKNPLIVFDSFEDYIMDIKWNPTHPALFSTCSSNGKIKLWNILYDTESSFFDVSLDNSSTNKLTWSHDGRRLIAADTQGYLTLWNASSEIYQPRFEDLNKFDEYMQTLKAERFADTPPEKQIS, encoded by the coding sequence ATGGAAAGCATATCCGAATTCGATATTTTGAAGCCCATTGATGAAAGCGAGAGACTAGAATTAgagaataaaataaatgaacaGATGGTAGAATTAGAagtaaagaaaaaatacttagaagaattaaaaaaaagacaaCATGCTgtaaaagaaaagaataatatacattCGTTTAATAATGTTGTTGAAGAATATCCTGATCCAAATgaaatgttatataattttttagAGTCCTTAGAAAATACTGctaattataataatattcatcATAGTAATAAAGAGTCACATGAACAAATTAATGATATGTCATTTTATTCAGAATatgatcataataataataataaaaatcaaaatGTTGTTTATACTGAACAACCTTTCAATCATCCAAATTCTATggataatatttttatgaataaatcttttcttttgcataaaaaaaaaaattctatacctaattttaattttcaTATTGATATGTTcaataaagaaaataaaaaaaacgTTATACACATACAACCAAAAGGAAtcaatttttttgataaatCCATTCAAGTTAATCTTgttgaaaataatgaagTGTCCCTtttagataataatatatgcaaaaaaaaaaataaaataaataatataaacaatatgaataatataaaaaaaacatcACTGAGTTATAACACTGAAGAAATAAGCGAGGGACATAGAAAAAGTCAtgataaaaagaaattattgATGTATAAGATAAAACATACGAATGATAGCAGAATAcataatgatgataaaaaaaaagaaaaaaaaaaaaatgatgtaAATAAAACGTGTGAAGAGAATTATAATAACCAAAATGgtcataataattatatatacaataaaaatgttaCAACGTTTAATTACAATGATAATACGttaaatacatataacTCAACATATCTAAAAAGTATgaatatagaaaaaaaagaggagatattaaaaagttctagttttttatattttcttgaGAATAGTAGTAAGATAGTTGAGCGTTTTTTAGGTGAACAAGATTTATTTCATTGTGCATATActtatgataataatgatatgtTAGAAAATACGGAAGATGTggataaattaaaattaataaatacatattattgtaaaaaatatataaatggTAGAGGTATAACAGATGTAAGAAcatctaatatatataatgaattatttttagCTTCTTATGGATTATCAGAATGTAATAATTGTATAGAACCTGAAGgatatgttttattatgGAATGTTACAATGAAGAATAGACCTGAATATGTATTTACATCAGAATCTAGTGTATGTACATCATTGTTTAATAAATTCCATCCACATTTAATTATAGGTGGTACATATACAGGTAATGTAGTCTTATGGGATATAAGAGCTAGCCAAAAGCCAATACAACAAACATTACTTACATCACAAGGTCATATGCATTCTATATATTGTGCTGAGATAATAGGAACACAAAATTCTCATAATTTAATAACAGCAGATACTGATGGAAGATTATGTAATTGGTCCTTAAGTATGTTTACATATCCATCTAATACAAtagatttaaaaaaaggaaaCAGAGAAATTTCATGCACAACATTTGCATTCCCTGAAGGtgatataaatacattatATGGAGGAACAGAAGATGGATCATTATTTCAAGCACAAATACATGGTATGAAAGTAGGTATAATAAATTCAAATTCTATACATAAGGGACCTATAACATCAGCACAATTCCATCCTTCACTTGAAGGAatgaatgataataatgatattatattaacaaGTTCAATAGATTGGACATGTCAATTATTaagtataaaaaatattaaaaatcCTTTAATTGTATTTGATTCTTTTGAAGATTATATTATGGATATAAAATGGAATCCAACACATCCTGCTCTTTTTTCAACTTGTAGTAGCAAtggaaaaataaaattatggaatattttatatgatacTGAGTCCTCATTTTTTGATGTTTCTTTAGATAATTCTTCtacaaataaattaacTTGGTCACATGATGGAAGAAGACTTATAGCTGCTGATACACAAGGATACTTAACACTATGGAATGCATCCTCAGAAATATATCAGCCTAGATTTGAAGACCTCAACAAGTTTGATGAGTACATGCAAACATTGAAGGCTGAGCGATTTGCCGACACACCACCAGAAAAGCaaatatcataa
- a CDS encoding putative S-adenosyl-L-methionine-dependent methyltransferase: MSFIYRKAASMLSKCCQGRGIKEILYEKDDPSKKKIHYLIYKTLEDLNILNDIYNLYLKKICKNKYLGLILLSVLVHRKKIDGGGIIKKEIKKKEKDILKYYEEYKGCFNHDEKLNDEMIKKYFIIYDEKYEDDNIHIDNTKCFENIQNKIDLQRESTLFNNDINKNRFENIINRLIKENIHIEIDDDVEYLYKINNKDVYKLINNIIYKENKIRIIDKTSCLVVQAANIKKGMIIVDVCSSPGSKAIFSLSLLKKKGYLICIEKDKKRCYTLLNELLKNKEYVGLYMNENFDDNQKITLNKTNFFHNEKENKKQNKDKNKSEYKNINIQKNVYYIQHINKELFIKIYNCDFFNLTSQDFSTFQNIDAVFIDPSCSSSGMPDFIYKSNMMNMYLHDNEDNLKKNKNKNKYNSNGNNNSNNNSNNNNNKYKLSTSYNNDNITSNNNTLDENKTYSINDDILKGNIPRVPTCFINKVKKLSEFQKNILSHAINIFKTAKVFIYSTCSFFEEENEQVIQYVLERYPNIKLLNAGKEKFLFRNGNYVFSNKCVRTFPLIHSCRGIFISKMSLGL, from the exons ATGTCATTCATATATAGAAAGGCCGCATCTATGTTATCAAAGTGTTGCCAAGGGAGAGGTATCAAAGAAATTCTTTATGAAAAAGATGACCCGTCCAAAAAAAAg ATACATTACCTGATATATAAAACCCTAGAAGATTTGAATATTCTAAATGATATATACAATTTGTATTTAAAGAAgatatgtaaaaataaataccTAGGGCTTATACTCTTAAGCGTCTTAGTGCACAGAAAAAAAATCGACGGAGGAggaattataaaaaaagaaattaaaaagaaggaaaaagatattttaaaatattacGAAGAATATAAAGGTTGTTTTAATCatgatgaaaaattaaatgatgaaatgataaagaaatattttattatatatgatgaaaaatatgaagatGATAATATCCATATAGATAATACAAAATGCTTTGagaatatacaaaataaaatagatTTACAAAGAGAGTCaacattatttaataatgatattaataagaatagatttgaaaatattataaatagacttataaaagaaaatatacatatcGAAATTGATGATGATGTTGAATacttatataaaattaacaACAAAGATGTTTATAAacttataaataatattatatataaagaaaataaaataagaataatagATAAAACATCATGTCTAGTTGTGCAAGCAgcaaatattaaaaaaggTATGATCATAGTTGATGTTTGTTCTTCACCTGGAAGTAAAGCGATTTTTTCTCTTTctcttttaaaaaaaaaaggatattTGATATGCATtgaaaaagataaaaaaagatgctatactttattaaatgaacttttaaaaaataaagaatatgtgggtttatatatgaatgaaAATTTTGATGATAATCAAAAGATAACACttaataaaacaaatttttttcataatgaaaaagaaaataaaaaacaaaataaagataaaaataaaagtgaatataaaaatataaatatacaaaaaaatgtatattatatacaacacataaataaagaattgtttataaaaatatataactgtgatttttttaatttgaCAAGTCAAGATTTTTCCACATTTCAAAACATAGATGCTGTGTTTATTGATCCATCATGTTCTTCTAGTGGTATGCCAgattttatatacaaaagTAATATGATGAATATGTATCTCCATGATAATGAAGATAAtctcaaaaaaaataaaaataaaaataaatataatagCAACGGTAACAATAATAGTAAcaataatagtaataataataataataaatataaattatcaacatcttataataatgacaACATTACATCTAATAATAACACATtagatgaaaataaaactTATTCTATTAACGatgatattttaaaagGTAACATTCCAAGGGTACCTACttgttttataaataaagttaaaaaattatcagaatttcaaaaaaatatattatcacatgcaataaatatttttaaaacagctaaagtttttatttattcaaCGTGTTCATTTTTTGAAGAAGAAAACGAACAAGTCATACAATACGTTCTAGAAAGGTATCctaatattaaattattaaatgcTGGTAAAGAGAAATTTCTTTTTAGAAATGGTAATTATGTGTTCTCAAATAAATGTGTCCGAACCTTTCCATTAATACATTCATGTAGGGGCATATTTATTTCGAAGATGAGTCTAGGTCTCTAA
- a CDS encoding hypothetical protein (conserved Plasmodium protein, unknown function), translating into MLKKFSPFSFLGSQKRYTTSEHKIFDKIKNSIKSPKNSRHSYNEKDKIELINIDNEIINKGNISFKCELINEDITKNSNKKDNIDEMINANIYDNHFNINNKYNNVMSNDNIDIKCFIRETIDYYKSLQLKKKQDHLNVFNEKKTEYSNMKEDHNKNEIINKKIQDNNFILDNKNVQNGVYNDIHYNNYNSNKYKDNSNSQNSTYGQTYESYNFLTPAQVFFENNKEKLIQESYKYYKERENNINKDDYVYDENEDYYNYANMKNPVIRPNDKEGFLFNYEDDDNNNNNNNNDDDEDMTLEKGIMPTIEQIICILKHEKVKDIKVIDLDKCGRRDIGMFLILCTGNTAKHNKKVGKLISKIFIDLEIPYISNVVYCYCNKFDEWIITHCGPLKIHILTEELRNLYDIENLFLYPHEHFDNTNFPSFFDYTPGIPPPYLVRSNASMDSYKNDDIYNKFLTQK; encoded by the coding sequence atgttaaaGAAATTCAGCCCCTTTTCGTTCTTGGGTTCACAAAAGAGATACACTACAAGTGAACATAAAATTTTTGACAAGATAAAAAATTCAATTAAGAGTCCTAAGAATTCAAGACATTCATATAATGAGAAAGATAAAATTGAACTAataaatattgataatgaaattataaataaaggaaatatttcttttaagtgtgaattaataaatgaagatatCACAAAAAATtctaataaaaaagataatattgatgaaatgataaatgctaatatatatgataatcattttaatataaataataaatataataatgtaatgtctaatgataatatagatataaaatgttttattcGAGAAACTATTGATTACTATAAATCTTtacaattaaaaaaaaaacaagatcatttaaatgtattcaatgagaaaaaaacaGAGTATTCAAATATGAAAGAAgatcataataaaaatgaaataataaataaaaaaatacaagataataattttattctggataataaaaatgttcAGAATGGTgtatataatgatattcattataataattataatagtaacaaatataaagataattCAAATAGTCAAAATAGTACATATGGTCAAACGTATGAGTCctataattttttaacTCCAGCACAGgttttttttgaaaataataaagaaaagCTCATTCAAGAAAGctataaatattataaagaaagagaaaataatataaataaagatgatTATGTttatgatgaaaatgaagatTATTATAACTATGCAAACATGAAAAACCCTGTAATAAGACCAAATGATAAAGAAGGTTTTTTATTTAACTATgaagatgatgataataataataataataataataatgatgatgatgaagataTGACATTAGAAAAAGGTATTATGCCTACGATTGaacaaattatatgtatattaaaaCATGAAAAAGTAAAAGATATTAAAGTTATAGACCTTGATAAATGTGGAAGAAGAGATATAGGTatgtttttaatattatgtacAGGTAATACAGctaaacataataaaaaagtaggaaaattaataagtaaaatatttatagatTTAGAAATACCATATATATCTAATGTAGTTTATTGTTATTGTAATAAATTTGATGAATGGATAATAACACATTGTGGTCCTCTTAAAATACATATTCTTACAGAAGAATTAagaaatttatatgatatagaaaatttatttttatatccACATGAACATTTTGATAATACTAATTTTCCTTCCTTTTTTGATTACACACCTGGCATACCACCTCCATATCTGGTGAGGAGTAATGCTTCAATGGattcttataaaaatgatgacATATACAATAAATTCTTAACacaaaaatga